A window of Streptomyces profundus genomic DNA:
CCACCAGGTGGTCGGCGATCTCGGTGGCGTCGCCGGCGGCGTCGTGCAGCAGCCGGGCGGCGCGGGTGTGCAGCTCGGTCAACTGCTCGGTGGTGAAGGCGTCGTAGACCGCGGCGCGGGCCTGCGGATGGCGGAAGTGCCCGGCCTCGACCAGTCCCACCGACGCCAGCGCCTGGAGCGCCCGGGTCACCATGTGCGCGGGGCGGTCCAGCAGGGCGGCGACGCGGTCGGCCGAGGCGGTGGTGTCGAGCACCGCCAGCGCCTGGGCGACCTGGAGGGTCTCGGGAGCGCCGCGGTGCAGGCAGGTGAGGACGGCCTGGCGGAAGCTCTCGCCCAGCGTGGGCGGGCCGTCGGGCTCCGCCGGCTCCGATGCGTCGATGTAGTCCTCCACGACGGCCCTGACCAGGAGTTGGTTGCCGCCCGTCGCGCTGTGGGTGCGCTGGGCCAGGTTCCAGGCGGCCGGCTGCGCGAGGTGTCGGCCGAGGACCTCGGCGACGCCCTCAAGGCTGAGCGGGGCGAGGCGGACGCGCCGGAAGTTGGTCTGGCGGACCAGCTCGATGCGGAGTGCCGGGTGCACCGACCAGTGGGAGGAGGACTCGGTGAGCACCAGCAGCATGGGCACCGATCTGAAGCGCTTGACCAGCTGCGACAGCGCGGCGAGCGACGGTTCGTCGGCGTGGTGCACATCGTCGACGCAGGCCAGCAGGGGCGCGGCACGTCCGTGCCTGGCCACTTCGGTGGCCACCATCTGGAGTGTCTCCTGGCTGAGGCTGGGCTCGGCCAGGCCGGCGGCCAGCTCGGCGGGCAGCTCCAGTTGGTCGAGGAGCTGCCGCAGCACGCCGAACGGCGCGTCGGACTCGCCGCGTGTTGCGGTGGCCGTGAGCACCTGCGCGCCGCGCTCGGCACACTCGTCGATGAGCGCGTGCAGAAGTTCGGACTTGCCGCTCGCCACCGCTCCGCTGACGAGTGCGATCCTGCCGCGTCCGCGGTTGGTCTCCGCGAACAGCTCGTTCAGTGTTCTCAGTTCGTGGTCACGTTCTACCAACGCCACTGCCGATGCCTTTCCCCGATTTACCGCATCCACGATGAGGGGGGAACGCCGGCATGGTCGTTGCGGCGCAACCGCGACTGCGGGCGCCTTTGCTGATGGCTCTCCCCGTTGACCGGCGTTGACGACAAACAGCAACTCAACGCTGCGGCGCACGTGCTGCCACGTGCCGCCGATGCAACGCCCTCGTCGCTATTCGTTCCCTCGCGTGAAGGCCGGTCACGAATTTCCCCCAACTCGCTTAGGATTTGCACCTTAGTTGCGCCTCCCTCCCCTGTAAACCCTTAGTGGGTTTGACGCGACCCCCCTATTCTCGGGGCGGTCGAGCCGGGCGGCAGGAGGGGGTGCAGGGGGCGTCGGGAGGGCCCTTGGCTGGTCAGGGCGGTTGCACCCGGTGTTCTCCGACGTGGCGGACCGTGGTGTGGAGGCGTGCGGGCGAAGGCCCCGGGACCCGCTCTGACAAGCGCTTATGTCGATGGTGCCGGGTCCGGCCCGCCGGTCTCGGGCGCCCTGTCCGGCGGGGCGGGCGAGACGCGGTGTGGCGGAGAGTCACCGCCAGGGGTGGGGTGGAGGCTGGTCCAGGGGTCCACCCCTAGGGGGCTCTAGGGGGTGTCTGTGCGCCTTTTCCGATCAGTAGGCTTCGTCCGGGTTCGGCGTCCCGGAAGCCATGTCAGAACCCCAACGGGGCCGGGGCTTTGCGGAAGCAATGGCCGCGCAGATCTTATTCCTTCCGTCACTCTCATCCGCCGATGCTCATACGGCCGAGCGGCAAGCAATTCCCTCCTCGAATGCCCTGCGAGGGTGGGTGCTTCCGCCCGGAACACCGTGGAAACGCCGATTGGAAGCTGCGAGATGTCCATTCCACTGGCCCCGCCCGCAGGCAGCGGCCCCGTGTTGCGGTCGCGACGCGAGCCGTCGGTCGCCGCCCGCTTCGCCAGCTCGGCCGCGACGACCGAGGGTGCCGACCTGAGCACCGAGGACGTGTCGGGCTGGCTGACGGAACGGGCGGGCGCGAACCGTTTCCGCGTCGACCCGGTGCCGTTCGCCGAGTTGGACGGCTGGTCGTTCGAGCCGGGGACCGGGAACCTCAGGCACCGCAGCGGCGGCTTCTTCTCCGTCGAGGGGGTACGGGTCCACAAGGACTCGGGGGTGCACCGGGAATGGGAGCAGCCCATCATCTGCCAGCCCGAGGTGGGCATCCTCGGCATCCTGGTCAAGGAGTTCGACGGGGTGCTCCACTGCCTGATGCAGGCCAAGATGGAGCCGGGCAACGTCAATCTGCTCCAGCTCTCGCCCACCGTCCAGGCGACCAGGAGCAACTACCGGCGGGTGCACAAGGGCGCGAAGGTGAAGTACATCGACTTCTTCACCGAGCCGGAGCGCGGCCGGGTGCTGGTGGACTCGATGCAGTCGGAGCACGGCTCCTGGTTCTATCGCAAGAGCAACCGCAACATGATCGTGGAGGCGATCGGCGAGGTCCCAGAGGACGCAGACTACCGGTGGTTGACGTTCGGGCAGATCGCCGCGCTGCTCCACCAGGACAACGTCATCAACATGGACTCCCGCACGGTGCTGGCCTGCGCGCCGCTGCCCGACGGCGAGGAGGGCGCGCTCCACACCGACGCCGAGTTGCGTTCCTGGATCACCGAGGCGCGCTGTCGGCGGGAGGTGAGGGCCGAGTTGATGCCGCTGGACGAGGTTCGCGACTGGAAACGCGGCGACGAGTCCATCGACCACGACGACGGCCGGTACTTCCGGGTGTTGGGCGTCTCCGTGGAGGCGGGCAACCGCGAGGTGACCGGCTGGTCGCAGCCGCTGCTCCAGCCGCACGGCCTGGGCGTCACGGCCTTTCTGACCCGGCGGTTCGAGGGCGTTCTGCATGTGCTGACGCACGCCCGCGCCGAGGCGGGGCTGCGCAGTCCGGCGGAGTTCAGCCCCACGGTGCAGTCCACCCCGCGCAACCACGCGCACCATCCGCCCGAGCGCCGCCCGCTCTTCCTCGACCAGGTGATCGACGCCGACCCGGGGCGCGTCTGGTACGAGGCCGTGCACTCCGAGGAGGGCGGCCGGTTCCGTAACGCCGAGAGTCGCTATCTGCTGGTGCACGCGGACGAGGCGGAGACGGCGCTCGCGCCGCCCGCCGAGTTCCGCTGGGTCACGCCAGGCCAGCTCACCTCGCTGGCCCAGCACGGGCACTATGTGAACGTGGAGGCCAGGACGCTGCTCGCCTGCCTGAACGCGGCGCTCGCCACGGCCGGTTGACGGGCGGGGCCCGGCGGACGCACCGCCGGGCCGCGCGGTGGCGTCAGCGCGCGGGTGAGGGGCCGGCCGCCTCGGCGTGCGGCGGCTCCCACCAGTCCCGACGCTCCCGGTACCAGTCGACGGTCGCCGCCAGGCCCCGGTCGAAGGTGTGCCGGGGGGCCCAGCCGAGCGTCTCGCGGATCTTCGTGGAGTCCACCGAGTACCGCAGGTCGTGGCCCTTGCGGTCGGCGACCTGCCGCACCCGGTCCCAGGTCGCGCCGCAGGCGGCCAGCAGCCGCTCGGTGAGCTGCCGGTTGGACAGCTCGGCGCCGCCGCCGATGTTGTAGACCTCGCCGGCGCGCCCGCCCAGCAACACGGCGGCCAGCGCCCGGCAGTGGTCCTCCACGTGCAGCCAGTCCCGCACGTTCCGCCCGTCGCCGTACAGCGGCACCTCGCCGCCGGTCAGCAGCCGGGTGGTGAACAGCGGGATGACCTTCTCGGGAAACTGGTAGGGCCCGTAGTTGTTCGAGCAGCGGGTGACCCGCACATCGAGGCCGTGGGTGCGGTGGTAGGCCAGCGCGATCAGGTCCGACGACGCCTTGGACGCCGCGTAGGGGGAGTTGGGCAGCAGCGGATGGTCCTCCGTCCACGACCCCTCGGCGAGGGAACCGTAGACCTCGTCCGTCGAGACATGCAGAAACGTGGTGGACGGCTGCCGCAGCGCCGCGTCCAGCAGTGTCTGGGTGCCGCCGACATTGGTGCTGACGAACTCGGCGGCGCCCTCGATCGACCGGTCCACGTGGGACTCGGCGGCGAAGTGCACCACCGCGTCGTGTCCCGGCAGCAGGTCGCGGACCAGGTCGGCGTCCCTGATGTCGCCGTGCACGAAGGTCAGCCGGGGATCGTCGGCCACCGCCGCCAGGTTGTCCCGGTTGCCCGCGTAGGTGAGCGCGTCGAGCACGGTGACGCCGGCGGCCGACAGCGGGGCGCCCGGCTGGAGGAGCATGCGCGTGAAACAGGACCCGATGAAACCGGCGCCGCCGGTGACCAGGACTCTCATGGGGTGATCCGCACCTTACTGTGGTCGCCGAGGATGAAGCGGTGCGCGCGGGGCGCCCGGCCGGCGCGCGTCACCCGCACCTTCCGGCCGATCAACGAGGCCTCTATCCGGCCGACGCCCTCGATCGAGGCGCCTTCAAGCACGATGGAGTACTCGATCTCGCTGCCGTCGATCACGCAGTTCTCCGCGACGGAGGTGGAGGGGCCGACATAGGAGCCCCGCACCGTCGTGCCCGCGCCGATCACGGCCGGGCCCACGATCCGCGACTGCGACACCACCGCGCCCCTCTCGACGCGGACCCGGCCGATGATCTCCGTCTCCGCGTCCACCGTCCCGTGCTGACAGGGCTCCACCGTCTCCAGCACCGACCGGTTGACCTCCAGCATGTCGGTGACGTTACCGGTGTCCTTCCAGTAGCCGGAGATGGTGGTGGAACGCACCACCAGGCCCTGGTCGATCAGCCACTGGATGGCGTCCACGATCTCCAACTCGCCGCGCGCCGAGGGGCTGATGGCCCGCACCGCCTCGTGCACCGCCGGCGTGAACAGATAGACCCCGACCAACGCCAGGTCGCTGGCCGGCTTCTCCGGCTTCTCCTCAAGACGCACCACCCGGCCGCTCTCGTCCAGCTCGGCCACGCCGAAGACCCGTGGGTCGTCCACATGCGTCAGGAGGATGTCGGCGTCGGGCCGCCGGTCGTGGAACTTCCGCACCAGGTCGTTGATCCCGCCGACTATGAAGTTGTCCCCGAGGTACATCACGAAGTCGTCGTCGGCGAGATAGTCGCGCGCGACGAGAACCGCGTGGGCCAACCCCAGCGGCTGGTGCTGCGGGATGTAGGTGACCTTGGCGCCGAAGTCGCCGCCGTCGCCGACCGCGGCGCGGATCTCGGCGGCCGTGTCGCCCACGATGATCCCGATGTCGGTGACGCCGGCGGCGACCAGCGACTCGATGCCGTAGAAGAGCACCGGCTTGTTCGCCACCGGAACGAGTTGCTTGGCCGCGGTGTGCGTGATCGGCCGCAACCTGCTGCCGGTACCGCCCGCGAGTACGAGTGCTTTCATGCCGGTGATCGGGTTCCTTCCGTGGACGCCCCGTGGCCGCGCCGTGGCGCACGCGGGGCCGGTGGGGTGGGTCGGAGAGCGCCCGTCGCTCCCGCTCGGGGAAGGCCGCCGGCCAACCCACCCGGGTGGTGCTCGGCGGGGGAACGCGTCCCCCGCCGTCGCCGTGTGAAGTGCCGGGCCACTCGCGAAGCTACGCGTGCGCCGACGCGCCCGGAACCCCTAGCGGCGCTCGCCGACCGGCGTCCGCCGGCGCCGCACCACGGACAGTGGACCCTAGGGGTTTCCGCGCTCCCGCCCGTCGATTACCCTCCGCCTCCGCCGCTCGGACGCCCGCTCCGGCGCCCGTCCCCGAGCCCGTCCCCGAGCCCGTTCTCCGGCTCCGCCGGGGCGGCCGGCGGCGGCTGGGAGCGGCCCGTTCCGGCCCGCTTCCGCAGGGGGTGGCGACGGTTCCGAAGGCCCCTGGCCAGCCCCCCGCGCAGGGGTGCGTAGGGGGTTGCCGCGTTCTCCCGGCTGTCTGAAGACTGGCCCGGTAATTCGTGGGTGCACCGGGACGTTGTGCCTGGTGAGAAGGCCCGCGCAGTGGATGTCGACCGTGTGGTGACCGCCGACGGCGCGTGGAGAGGTGGCATCGGGATGGCGGACGAGGCGAAGCTCCGTGACTACCTGAAATGGGTGACCACGGATCTCCAGCAGACGCGGGCGCGGCTGCGCGAGATGGAGAACCGGGCCTCGGAGCCGATCGCGATCGTCGGGATGAGCTGCCGCTACCCCGGCGGCATCGACTCCCCCGAAGGGCTCTGGGAGTTGATCGCCAGCGGCGGCGACGCCGTCTCCCGCATGCCGGACGACCGGGGCTGGGACGTCGACTCCCTCTACGACCCCGATCCCGCGAACCAGGGCACCAGCTACACCAGGGAGGGCGGCTTCCTCACCGACGCCGCCTCCTTCGACCCCGGCTTCTTCGGCATCTCGCCCCGCGAGGCCATCGCCATGGACCCGCAGCAGCGGCTGATGCTGGAAACCTCCTGGGAGGCCGTCGAACGCGCCGGCATCGACCCGGCGTCGCTGCGCGGCAGCCAGACCGGCGTGTTCGCCGGCGCCTCCTCGTCCGGCTACGGCGTCGGCGTCCAGGACGCCCCCGAGGGCATCGAGGACTACGCGCTGACCGGCACCGCCGCCTCCGTGGTCGCCGGCCGCGTCGCCTACGAGCTGGGCCTGGAAGGCCCGACCGCCACCGTGGACACGGCCTGTTCCTCCTCCCTGGTCGCCATCCACCTGGCCAGTCAGGCGCTGCGCCAGGGGGAGTGTTCGCTGGCGTTGGCCGGCGGCGTCACCGTGATGGTCACCCCCACCGCGTTCATCGGCTTCAGCCGGCAGCGCGGCCTCTCCGCCGACGGCCGCTGCAAGTCGTTCGCCGCCGCCGCCGACGGCACCGGCTGGGGCGAGGGCGTCGGCGTGCTGCTGCTGGAGCGCCTCTCCGACGCCCAGCGCCTCGGCCATCTCGTGCTCGGCGTGCTCCGCGGCTCGGCGATCAACTCGGACGGCGCCTCCAACGGGCTGACCGCCCCCAACGGCCCGGCCCAGCAGCGCGTCATCCACCAGGCGCTGGCCCAGGCCCGGTTGGCGCCTGGCGACATCGACGTCGTCGAGGCGCACGGCACCGGCACCGTGCTCGGCGACCCCATCGAGGCCCAGGCCATCCTCGCCACCTACGGCCAGGACCGGGAGACGCCACTGCGCCTCGGCTCGGCCAAGTCGAACCTGGCACACACCCAGTGCGCCGCGGGCGTCGCCGGCGTCATCAAGATGGTGATGGCCCTCCGCCACGGGCTGCTCCCCAAGACCCTGCACCTGGACGAGCCGTCCCCCCAGGTCGACTGGACGGCCGGCGCCGTCTCGCT
This region includes:
- a CDS encoding NDP-hexose 2,3-dehydratase family protein, whose amino-acid sequence is MSIPLAPPAGSGPVLRSRREPSVAARFASSAATTEGADLSTEDVSGWLTERAGANRFRVDPVPFAELDGWSFEPGTGNLRHRSGGFFSVEGVRVHKDSGVHREWEQPIICQPEVGILGILVKEFDGVLHCLMQAKMEPGNVNLLQLSPTVQATRSNYRRVHKGAKVKYIDFFTEPERGRVLVDSMQSEHGSWFYRKSNRNMIVEAIGEVPEDADYRWLTFGQIAALLHQDNVINMDSRTVLACAPLPDGEEGALHTDAELRSWITEARCRREVRAELMPLDEVRDWKRGDESIDHDDGRYFRVLGVSVEAGNREVTGWSQPLLQPHGLGVTAFLTRRFEGVLHVLTHARAEAGLRSPAEFSPTVQSTPRNHAHHPPERRPLFLDQVIDADPGRVWYEAVHSEEGGRFRNAESRYLLVHADEAETALAPPAEFRWVTPGQLTSLAQHGHYVNVEARTLLACLNAALATAG
- the rfbB gene encoding dTDP-glucose 4,6-dehydratase, with the translated sequence MRVLVTGGAGFIGSCFTRMLLQPGAPLSAAGVTVLDALTYAGNRDNLAAVADDPRLTFVHGDIRDADLVRDLLPGHDAVVHFAAESHVDRSIEGAAEFVSTNVGGTQTLLDAALRQPSTTFLHVSTDEVYGSLAEGSWTEDHPLLPNSPYAASKASSDLIALAYHRTHGLDVRVTRCSNNYGPYQFPEKVIPLFTTRLLTGGEVPLYGDGRNVRDWLHVEDHCRALAAVLLGGRAGEVYNIGGGAELSNRQLTERLLAACGATWDRVRQVADRKGHDLRYSVDSTKIRETLGWAPRHTFDRGLAATVDWYRERRDWWEPPHAEAAGPSPAR
- a CDS encoding glucose-1-phosphate thymidylyltransferase; the protein is MKALVLAGGTGSRLRPITHTAAKQLVPVANKPVLFYGIESLVAAGVTDIGIIVGDTAAEIRAAVGDGGDFGAKVTYIPQHQPLGLAHAVLVARDYLADDDFVMYLGDNFIVGGINDLVRKFHDRRPDADILLTHVDDPRVFGVAELDESGRVVRLEEKPEKPASDLALVGVYLFTPAVHEAVRAISPSARGELEIVDAIQWLIDQGLVVRSTTISGYWKDTGNVTDMLEVNRSVLETVEPCQHGTVDAETEIIGRVRVERGAVVSQSRIVGPAVIGAGTTVRGSYVGPSTSVAENCVIDGSEIEYSIVLEGASIEGVGRIEASLIGRKVRVTRAGRAPRAHRFILGDHSKVRITP